In Entelurus aequoreus isolate RoL-2023_Sb linkage group LG02, RoL_Eaeq_v1.1, whole genome shotgun sequence, one genomic interval encodes:
- the LOC133663658 gene encoding uncharacterized protein LOC133663658 isoform X2, with translation MVSEVQQRWPALFSCEEISEEFHRITSKDLLKTFNESLENDVPRLLRLYRARKGAFGQQIEDFLDKLDEQTSGIVSHRKMTALRCLPVFVRDDTTKFFLQHLKTGLKKECSEACLLASLQSLKKMILLYHPTYGTGLLCWKVPSCYINQSINQCLFI, from the exons ATGGTATCCGAAGTCCAGCAGAGATGGCCTGCACTGTTTTCCTGTGAAGAG ATATCTGAAGAATTTCATCGCATCACCAGCAAAGACCTCCTGAAGACTTTCAATGAGTCCCTTGAGAATGATGTGCCTCGCCTGCTCAGACTGTACCGGGCTAGAAAGGGAGCTTTTGGTCAGCAAATAGAAGACTTCCTGGATAAGCTTGATGAACAG ACATCAGGCATTGTGTCTCACCGAAAGATGACAGCACTGAGATGCCTCCCCGTTTTTGTCCGGGACGACACAACTAAGTTTTTCCTGCAGCATTTG AAAACTGGCCTGAAGAAAGAGTGCTCAGAGGCGTGTCTGTTGGCATCCTTACAATCCTTGAAGAAGATGATCCTGCTGTATCACCCAACGTACGGGACTGGGCTGTTGTGTTGGAAGGTTCCATCAtgctacatcaatcaatcaatcaatcaatgtttatttatatag
- the LOC133663658 gene encoding uncharacterized protein LOC133663658 isoform X1 — MQCKYCKFESFNKEALLKHFRLCHGTGANWPCIHTDCVCVFKTPGALRSHFSRSHTTVRLQENSTFQCDLCNFKEFSLRRREVVEGQPMVSEVQQRWPALFSCEEISEEFHRITSKDLLKTFNESLENDVPRLLRLYRARKGAFGQQIEDFLDKLDEQTSGIVSHRKMTALRCLPVFVRDDTTKFFLQHLKTGLKKECSEACLLASLQSLKKMILLYHPTYGTGLLCWKVPSCYINQSINQCLFI; from the exons ATGCAGTGCAAATATTGCAaatttgaaagcttcaataaagaGGCTCTCCTGAAGCACTTTCGACTTTGTCACGGTACAGGTGCAAACTGGCCCTGTATTCAcacagactgtgtgtgtgtatttaaaacaCCTGGTGCATTACGGTCACACTTCTCAAGATCACACACAACTGTGAGATTACAGGAAAActcaacatttcaatgtgacttgTGTAATTTTAAAGAATTTTCCCTTAGGCGGAGAGAGGTAGTAGAGGGGCAGCCTATGGTATCCGAAGTCCAGCAGAGATGGCCTGCACTGTTTTCCTGTGAAGAG ATATCTGAAGAATTTCATCGCATCACCAGCAAAGACCTCCTGAAGACTTTCAATGAGTCCCTTGAGAATGATGTGCCTCGCCTGCTCAGACTGTACCGGGCTAGAAAGGGAGCTTTTGGTCAGCAAATAGAAGACTTCCTGGATAAGCTTGATGAACAG ACATCAGGCATTGTGTCTCACCGAAAGATGACAGCACTGAGATGCCTCCCCGTTTTTGTCCGGGACGACACAACTAAGTTTTTCCTGCAGCATTTG AAAACTGGCCTGAAGAAAGAGTGCTCAGAGGCGTGTCTGTTGGCATCCTTACAATCCTTGAAGAAGATGATCCTGCTGTATCACCCAACGTACGGGACTGGGCTGTTGTGTTGGAAGGTTCCATCAtgctacatcaatcaatcaatcaatcaatgtttatttatatag